The following proteins are encoded in a genomic region of Microbacterium sp. NC79:
- a CDS encoding SHOCT domain-containing protein, producing the protein MPFIRRAGRPGLLGTVARTAVVAGTATAVSGAVASRQHQHAVAQQEAAAFEQQQAAAAAQERAAFAAMPATPPAPAPPAAAGDGSDLLAKLAQLGQLHQQGVLSDAEFAQAKALILGS; encoded by the coding sequence ATGCCTTTCATTCGACGCGCCGGACGCCCCGGCCTTCTCGGAACCGTAGCCCGTACCGCCGTGGTTGCTGGCACAGCCACCGCCGTGAGCGGTGCCGTTGCAAGCCGCCAGCACCAGCACGCTGTGGCGCAGCAGGAAGCCGCCGCCTTCGAGCAGCAGCAAGCCGCTGCCGCCGCGCAGGAACGAGCGGCATTCGCCGCGATGCCTGCAACTCCCCCAGCCCCCGCACCCCCAGCAGCGGCGGGAGATGGTTCCGATCTGTTGGCAAAGCTGGCGCAGTTGGGTCAGCTCCATCAGCAGGGCGTCCTCAGCGACGCTGAGTTCGCTCAGGCAAAGGCGCTGATCCTCGGCAGCTAG
- a CDS encoding HNH endonuclease encodes MRTLVLNAGYEPLAVVSFKRALLLVMNERATVLESVVDDPVWTTTAVYDRPAVIVLTQYIRLPKTRRMPATRRGVLRRDAFRCAYCGGTASTIDHVQPRSRGGDGSWENLVACCLRCNNVKSNRTPQEMGWELRIKPRAPRGGTWVVRGVERAEASWEPYLGIAA; translated from the coding sequence ATGCGCACGTTGGTACTAAATGCTGGATATGAGCCACTCGCGGTTGTGTCATTTAAGCGAGCGCTTCTGCTGGTCATGAATGAGAGAGCGACGGTTCTGGAATCAGTCGTCGACGATCCGGTGTGGACGACAACGGCGGTATATGACCGTCCTGCGGTGATCGTGCTCACGCAGTACATTCGCCTCCCCAAGACCAGGCGCATGCCTGCGACCCGTCGCGGGGTGCTTCGACGTGACGCTTTCCGGTGCGCCTACTGTGGCGGCACGGCCTCAACAATCGACCACGTGCAGCCGCGCTCACGCGGTGGCGACGGGTCGTGGGAGAACCTGGTGGCATGCTGCCTGCGGTGCAATAACGTCAAGAGCAATCGCACGCCACAGGAGATGGGGTGGGAGCTACGGATTAAGCCGCGGGCCCCGCGAGGCGGAACCTGGGTGGTGCGGGGCGTCGAGCGTGCAGAAGCGTCGTGGGAGCCGTACCTCGGGATAGCGGCTTAA
- a CDS encoding GAP family protein: MNHIIGDVLPYAVTIAISPVPIIAVILMLMSPRPRPLALSFLTGWIAGVTIAVVGFTLLAGLLPQESDDGPRPIVGVIQLVLGALLLLLAIKQWRARPAPGEMPALPKWMSAIDSMKPGGALVLAFVLAAVNPKNLMMSIAAATAIGHVAETAGAITVAIVVFVVIAAATVALPVVMYLVTPQKATTMLDSMRTWLTVNNGTIMAVLFVILGVQLLGKGIGSF, from the coding sequence ATGAACCACATTATTGGTGACGTTCTTCCGTACGCCGTGACGATCGCGATCAGCCCGGTCCCGATTATCGCTGTCATCCTGATGCTCATGTCGCCACGGCCTCGACCGCTGGCGCTGTCGTTCCTCACCGGGTGGATTGCCGGTGTCACGATCGCCGTGGTGGGCTTCACCCTGCTTGCCGGTCTCCTTCCGCAAGAATCCGACGACGGGCCACGCCCCATCGTCGGCGTCATTCAGCTGGTTCTTGGCGCACTCCTGCTGCTGCTTGCGATCAAGCAGTGGCGCGCACGACCGGCACCAGGCGAGATGCCTGCGCTTCCGAAGTGGATGAGTGCCATCGACTCGATGAAGCCTGGCGGTGCTCTCGTGCTCGCGTTCGTCCTCGCGGCCGTGAACCCGAAGAACCTGATGATGTCGATCGCCGCGGCCACTGCCATCGGTCACGTGGCAGAAACCGCCGGTGCCATCACTGTCGCGATCGTCGTGTTTGTTGTGATCGCCGCAGCGACGGTCGCCCTGCCTGTGGTGATGTACCTGGTGACGCCGCAGAAAGCCACCACTATGCTCGATTCGATGCGCACATGGCTCACCGTGAACAACGGCACCATCATGGCGGTGTTGTTCGTGATTCTTGGCGTGCAATTGCTTGGCAAGGGCATCGGTTCGTTCTAA
- a CDS encoding SulP family inorganic anion transporter: MQRPLQGLTRKNIMREVVAGITLLAISVPLNIGYAQIAGLPATAGLYALIVPTIVYALMVSSRQVVASPDAAAAALVFSSLVGLGAAGENFAAMAAAQAILSGLMLAAFSFLKLGFLANFLSKPILIGFVGGLALEILVSQLAKMLGIRLDAAAEFFEKVAELFGALGSLNVFSLVISAASIGVLLIGRRLAPLIPWALVVLVAATAATVLWGLESKGVAVLGEVPAGPPQFALPMLDWSVWVALIPSALALTLVTVAEGLLVSRAYGEKHGYPVNPDQDLLAFGAANVAAGLSSSFAVGSSTSRSAAMDQAGSRTQVPSLVLAAGTLLLLLFGTALLAQIPSPAIGAVVAVAVFKLLGLMEFGDLWRQSRFEFAIGVVCFVGVLAFGPLGGLFLAFVLSLINLARRAANPATDVLQGSDDPQASLLDSAQPTTLTAPGVLVLRFAAPVFFANGTILADRITGSVHDAAGEVRALVLDAEAITDIDVTGAEALGGAKAWLAARGITLAYSRVRPELRQRLVHFGLMDPAQEYATNRAAVAALQVSPANTGDDVEETL; this comes from the coding sequence ATGCAGCGACCGCTTCAAGGATTGACGCGCAAGAACATTATGCGCGAAGTTGTCGCCGGTATCACGTTGCTGGCGATTTCGGTGCCGCTCAACATCGGTTACGCGCAAATTGCAGGGTTGCCTGCGACGGCTGGCCTCTACGCGCTCATCGTGCCAACGATCGTGTACGCCCTCATGGTGTCGTCACGCCAGGTGGTGGCATCTCCAGACGCTGCGGCCGCTGCCCTTGTCTTTTCCTCGCTCGTGGGGTTGGGTGCTGCCGGGGAGAACTTTGCCGCGATGGCTGCCGCGCAGGCGATCTTAAGCGGGCTGATGCTAGCGGCGTTCTCGTTCTTGAAGCTCGGATTTCTCGCCAACTTCCTGTCGAAGCCGATCCTGATCGGGTTCGTTGGTGGGTTGGCGCTTGAGATCTTGGTGAGCCAGCTCGCCAAAATGCTGGGGATTCGACTTGACGCCGCCGCCGAGTTCTTCGAAAAGGTTGCTGAGCTGTTCGGTGCTCTTGGCTCGCTGAATGTCTTCTCGCTCGTGATCAGCGCGGCCTCCATCGGGGTCCTTCTAATCGGACGACGCCTTGCGCCCCTCATCCCGTGGGCTCTCGTCGTGCTTGTTGCGGCGACGGCGGCAACGGTGCTGTGGGGACTGGAGTCGAAGGGCGTCGCTGTTTTGGGGGAGGTGCCAGCCGGCCCACCGCAGTTCGCGCTGCCGATGCTCGATTGGAGCGTGTGGGTTGCGCTCATTCCGTCTGCGCTGGCGCTCACGCTGGTGACCGTGGCAGAGGGGCTCTTGGTGTCTCGCGCCTATGGTGAGAAGCACGGCTACCCGGTCAACCCTGACCAGGATCTCCTCGCTTTTGGTGCGGCGAACGTCGCTGCCGGTTTGTCGTCGTCGTTCGCCGTGGGATCTTCCACATCACGTTCCGCTGCCATGGATCAGGCGGGCTCTCGCACGCAGGTGCCGAGCCTCGTTCTGGCCGCTGGCACGCTCTTGCTCCTGCTGTTCGGAACCGCGTTGCTTGCACAGATCCCGTCGCCGGCGATCGGTGCGGTTGTGGCTGTCGCGGTGTTCAAGTTGCTCGGGTTGATGGAGTTCGGTGACCTCTGGCGCCAATCCCGATTCGAGTTCGCCATCGGTGTGGTGTGCTTTGTCGGCGTCCTGGCCTTTGGCCCGCTCGGCGGCCTCTTCCTGGCGTTTGTGCTCTCGCTGATTAATCTCGCACGCCGGGCAGCGAACCCGGCGACCGATGTCTTGCAGGGTTCCGATGATCCGCAAGCATCGCTCCTTGACAGTGCGCAACCGACCACGTTGACGGCACCGGGAGTGCTGGTTCTGCGGTTTGCGGCTCCCGTGTTTTTCGCCAACGGAACTATCCTGGCCGACCGCATAACCGGTTCCGTTCACGACGCCGCAGGAGAAGTCCGTGCGCTTGTGCTTGACGCTGAGGCGATCACCGACATTGATGTCACTGGCGCCGAAGCGCTTGGCGGCGCGAAGGCATGGCTGGCCGCGCGTGGCATCACCCTCGCGTACTCACGCGTGCGCCCGGAACTGCGCCAGCGCTTGGTGCACTTTGGGCTCATGGATCCGGCGCAGGAGTACGCGACCAACCGTGCCGCCGTGGCAGCCCTGCAAGTCTCGCCAGCGAACACGGGCGATGACGTGGAGGAGACGCTGTGA
- a CDS encoding DUF1254 domain-containing protein gives MVVVNSALLNEAYIVTFPLVFNLDQVKRYVETGVGANPAAAFNTFSHARSLAGPEDTFVSINNDTLYSMAQIDLSVGPVWLEVPETGERYYVLQFVDAWTNNFAYVGRRATGTAAGRFLLVPPGWEGQQPSNATVIHAPTTVFSIVGRWACGDAEDVAAVHALQDATTLTPIDAEATPAGIPTISADVPSEIAFLEKARVWSQAFPPSEAEQTVLAKFADLGLTAQESPYLALAADEVATLATGLVAGNSALIEYLKTGDVPIVNGWMLTYHAFDYNIEHFEVGTINAPEFVAPDGPARYVLRAGAALGGLWGNHAYEAAYAAVYVDATGAQLTGAQKYTLTFNPTPPVGAFWSITMYAVPDFFLVANVADRYSVGSETPGLVYNGDGSLTIAISATEPSDPQRRANWLPAPAGEFRPLLRMYEPDSSVVDGRFELPAIERVAEGSSW, from the coding sequence ATGGTTGTCGTCAATAGCGCCCTGCTCAACGAGGCGTACATCGTCACTTTTCCGCTCGTTTTCAACCTCGACCAGGTCAAGCGGTACGTTGAGACGGGCGTCGGGGCGAACCCAGCGGCGGCGTTCAACACGTTCAGTCATGCGCGTTCCCTCGCCGGGCCCGAGGATACCTTCGTCTCGATCAACAACGACACGCTGTATTCCATGGCCCAGATCGACCTGAGCGTCGGGCCGGTGTGGCTCGAGGTACCCGAGACCGGCGAGCGCTACTACGTGTTGCAGTTCGTTGACGCGTGGACGAACAATTTTGCGTACGTGGGGCGTCGGGCAACCGGAACCGCGGCAGGGCGGTTCCTGCTGGTTCCGCCAGGGTGGGAAGGTCAGCAACCGTCCAACGCCACCGTGATTCATGCCCCGACGACCGTGTTCTCGATCGTGGGACGGTGGGCTTGTGGCGATGCGGAAGACGTGGCAGCCGTGCACGCCCTGCAAGACGCAACGACTCTGACCCCCATCGATGCAGAGGCGACACCGGCCGGAATTCCAACGATCAGCGCCGATGTGCCGTCTGAGATTGCTTTTCTGGAAAAGGCGCGGGTGTGGTCGCAGGCTTTCCCGCCGTCAGAAGCGGAGCAGACCGTGCTGGCGAAGTTCGCCGATCTCGGCCTGACGGCGCAGGAGAGCCCCTACCTGGCGCTTGCGGCGGACGAGGTCGCAACGTTGGCCACGGGGCTCGTCGCCGGAAATAGTGCGCTCATCGAGTACCTCAAGACGGGGGACGTGCCCATCGTCAACGGATGGATGCTCACCTATCACGCGTTTGACTACAACATCGAGCACTTCGAAGTTGGCACCATAAATGCTCCGGAGTTTGTGGCACCCGATGGCCCCGCACGGTATGTGTTGCGTGCCGGGGCAGCCTTGGGCGGTCTCTGGGGAAACCACGCGTATGAGGCGGCCTATGCCGCGGTCTACGTCGACGCGACGGGCGCGCAACTCACCGGCGCGCAGAAGTACACGTTGACCTTCAACCCGACACCGCCCGTCGGTGCGTTCTGGTCGATTACGATGTACGCCGTGCCTGACTTCTTCCTTGTCGCCAATGTCGCTGACCGTTATTCGGTTGGCAGCGAAACCCCTGGACTCGTGTACAACGGCGATGGGTCGCTGACGATTGCGATCAGCGCCACCGAACCGTCTGATCCGCAGCGTCGCGCCAACTGGCTACCGGCGCCTGCAGGGGAGTTCCGTCCGCTGCTGCGCATGTACGAACCCGACTCGTCGGTCGTGGACGGGCGCTTCGAGTTGCCCGCGATCGAGCGCGTCGCGGAGGGCAGCTCATGGTAA
- a CDS encoding phage holin family protein gives MIRLLIRVAINLATAALGLLVASWVIPGVTLSASGFTVAVVVFAIAQTLLGPFVFNIARKYADAILGGIGLVTTFLALFVATLFPGGLRIEGVTAWLLAPLVVWVITALGGWILAAIFLKKTVQKAKGAQ, from the coding sequence ATGATTCGGTTATTGATTCGCGTGGCCATTAACCTCGCGACCGCAGCTCTCGGTCTTCTCGTTGCGTCCTGGGTGATCCCGGGCGTCACGTTGAGCGCGAGCGGCTTCACTGTGGCTGTCGTCGTGTTTGCCATCGCGCAGACATTGCTCGGCCCGTTCGTGTTCAACATCGCACGCAAGTATGCGGACGCGATTCTGGGCGGTATCGGCCTGGTGACCACGTTTCTTGCACTGTTTGTCGCGACGCTGTTTCCCGGCGGCCTCCGCATTGAGGGCGTAACGGCATGGCTACTGGCCCCACTGGTGGTGTGGGTGATCACCGCCCTCGGTGGCTGGATCCTGGCCGCCATTTTCCTCAAGAAGACGGTACAGAAGGCAAAGGGCGCTCAGTAA
- a CDS encoding DUF1214 domain-containing protein, translated as MSAQQVTVNNFVRAESDRMFAAIFAQAGGTGLWSHGFTPTPVTQQPIIRMNRDTLYSAAVVDISQGATITIPDGGDRYISVMVVNQDHFINNIFHDAGTYELTTDEFDTDFVMLAARILVDPENSDDVAIVNDLQRQLSITANSSRPFVAPESDEASLTATRNALLELGKGLGGLERCFGTKEAVDPIRHLIGTALGWGGLPEQEASYIMVSPELPVGHYALTVGEVPVDGFWSISLYNADGYFVENALNAYSVNNIIGTSNPDGTVTVNFGGGADDVNALPVMEGWNYLVRLYRPRAEFLNGSWSFPTLAEANGAS; from the coding sequence ATGAGTGCGCAACAGGTCACCGTCAACAACTTTGTCAGGGCCGAGAGCGACCGCATGTTCGCGGCAATCTTCGCACAGGCCGGAGGCACCGGCCTGTGGTCACACGGTTTCACGCCGACGCCCGTGACGCAGCAACCCATTATTCGAATGAACCGCGACACGCTGTATTCTGCCGCTGTCGTCGACATCTCTCAGGGTGCGACAATCACCATCCCCGACGGTGGTGACCGCTACATTTCGGTCATGGTCGTTAACCAAGACCACTTCATCAACAACATTTTTCATGACGCTGGCACGTACGAGCTGACAACCGACGAGTTCGACACTGACTTCGTCATGTTGGCCGCGCGCATTCTGGTTGACCCGGAGAACTCAGACGACGTCGCAATCGTCAACGATCTGCAGCGTCAGCTTTCGATCACGGCGAACTCGAGCCGCCCGTTCGTGGCGCCCGAATCGGACGAGGCTTCGCTGACCGCAACCCGAAACGCGTTACTGGAGCTCGGCAAGGGTCTCGGTGGTTTGGAACGCTGTTTCGGAACCAAGGAAGCAGTTGATCCCATCCGTCACCTCATCGGGACGGCACTGGGGTGGGGAGGGCTGCCCGAGCAGGAAGCCTCCTACATCATGGTGAGCCCGGAACTCCCCGTCGGTCACTACGCCCTCACCGTCGGCGAGGTTCCGGTCGACGGCTTCTGGTCGATCTCGCTATACAACGCGGACGGATACTTCGTAGAAAACGCCCTCAACGCGTACAGCGTCAACAACATCATCGGCACGTCTAACCCTGACGGCACCGTCACGGTGAACTTCGGCGGCGGAGCGGACGACGTCAACGCGCTGCCCGTCATGGAGGGCTGGAACTACCTGGTTCGCCTCTACCGCCCGCGCGCAGAGTTTTTGAACGGGTCGTGGAGCTTCCCGACCCTCGCTGAAGCGAACGGAGCATCATGA
- a CDS encoding LuxR C-terminal-related transcriptional regulator — MDRHVAAQWSPSAWFLVTPPQPKATALVRPRLCELFENAAATGTTPVVVAPPGYGKTTALAAWAARTDHPVAWLTVTHDDHTTMQLVAGILTALHTIARATPNLSLLLDVVPDGENAERTLDRICAALRTVGQRVTIVIDDAHRANRTVVDDVITFLAERSDGYAHIAVSGTRHLAEWFSRPLAMGDAILVGPETLALTAAELNTLAIMTTRQELSPADAERIMAATEGWPIAARISLTDPTSSASHHSRVTGDDGLLTEFIAQSVLGSLSDELFDFVLATTSCTRLDARLAQELSGREDAAVLLNECVQLGLFLDRYVREDASPVYRWHDVFARHCRILLRREQDERARKLNVIAAQWLSQDFPAEATLHALSAGNADLAAHIIRENWLRMVIDTNGATLNARCLALPAELAQAPDILLIRACCLDIDGDAAGASRLRAQARSIFDDDPALGDEMSFVGALADLFLAHDRLTLTRAADDVRAALSTAATANRIHVYAVFLLGWVELRLRRDPAEAIRLLTTAHRDASTAGLTALARRAATNLGFAYSYGGHFVTSREFLDAASSSENEPDWDHYDGGIELVTRGHSDMWQYKLTSAREHFTALIKRGGHNTSYAALARLFLCLTTAATGNAQLIADAAVHVRGISNEEVHGVPWPAYRRIAAAALAAASRDYQRAVNIMVPLQEVEAVPVVNIFAAEIYRRAGHPDVALASLARIAHPERISYVAVSALVTTAAIMRQTGDQHRAHVSLERALDIAVPEHIILPFVATEGDDTLRDLITEHAAWGTAHEHFIASNIVSATGGSARDQVLGAALSRREREIFSYLCTTMTAEEIAATLHVSVNTVRTHQRAIYRKLGVSTRREAVKLRI; from the coding sequence ATGGATCGCCATGTTGCCGCGCAGTGGAGTCCTTCTGCATGGTTCCTGGTCACGCCCCCGCAGCCCAAGGCGACAGCGCTTGTCAGACCGCGCCTTTGTGAACTGTTCGAGAACGCGGCGGCCACCGGAACCACCCCCGTTGTGGTTGCCCCGCCCGGCTATGGCAAGACGACAGCGCTCGCGGCATGGGCCGCCCGTACTGATCACCCGGTCGCCTGGCTCACAGTCACTCACGATGACCACACCACAATGCAACTGGTCGCTGGCATTTTGACGGCCTTGCACACAATCGCGCGTGCGACGCCGAACCTGTCTCTCCTGCTTGATGTCGTGCCTGACGGCGAAAACGCCGAGCGTACGCTGGACCGCATCTGCGCGGCGCTGCGGACCGTCGGGCAGCGCGTCACCATCGTCATCGACGACGCACACCGCGCCAACCGCACCGTGGTCGACGACGTGATCACGTTCTTGGCAGAACGCTCCGACGGCTACGCGCACATTGCCGTCTCAGGAACGCGACACCTTGCGGAGTGGTTTAGCCGCCCCCTTGCCATGGGTGATGCGATTCTCGTCGGACCGGAAACGCTCGCGCTGACCGCAGCAGAGCTCAACACGCTCGCCATCATGACGACACGCCAAGAGCTCTCACCTGCCGACGCCGAGCGCATCATGGCCGCAACGGAAGGCTGGCCGATCGCCGCCCGGATCAGTCTCACTGACCCGACGTCATCTGCCTCACATCATTCTCGAGTGACGGGCGACGATGGCCTGCTGACAGAGTTCATCGCACAGTCTGTGCTTGGTTCCCTTTCGGATGAGCTGTTCGATTTTGTCTTGGCCACCACCTCATGCACCCGCCTTGATGCGCGCCTCGCTCAAGAACTTTCCGGCCGTGAGGACGCTGCGGTCCTGCTTAATGAGTGCGTACAACTCGGGCTCTTCCTTGACCGCTACGTGCGTGAAGATGCATCGCCTGTCTATCGTTGGCACGACGTTTTCGCCCGCCACTGCCGCATTCTGTTGCGCCGCGAACAGGATGAACGCGCGCGCAAGCTCAACGTGATTGCGGCGCAATGGCTTTCACAAGACTTTCCCGCTGAGGCGACGCTGCATGCCCTCAGCGCGGGCAACGCCGACCTCGCCGCGCACATCATTCGGGAAAACTGGCTGCGCATGGTCATCGACACCAATGGCGCAACCTTAAATGCCCGCTGCCTCGCCCTGCCTGCCGAGCTTGCACAGGCACCTGACATCCTCCTCATCCGAGCGTGTTGCCTCGATATCGACGGGGATGCCGCAGGAGCGAGCCGCCTTCGCGCCCAGGCGCGATCCATTTTCGATGATGACCCCGCCCTCGGCGACGAAATGTCATTCGTCGGAGCGCTCGCTGATCTCTTCTTGGCTCACGACCGACTCACCCTCACCCGCGCCGCTGACGATGTCCGCGCCGCTCTGAGCACGGCAGCCACCGCAAACCGCATCCACGTGTACGCGGTCTTCCTGCTTGGGTGGGTCGAACTGCGGCTACGCCGCGACCCCGCTGAGGCCATTCGTCTTCTCACCACCGCCCACCGAGACGCCAGTACTGCAGGTCTCACGGCGCTCGCACGGCGCGCAGCCACCAACCTCGGATTCGCCTACTCCTACGGCGGGCACTTCGTGACATCGCGCGAGTTCTTGGACGCAGCATCCAGCTCTGAGAATGAACCAGATTGGGATCACTACGACGGCGGCATTGAGCTTGTCACACGCGGACATAGCGATATGTGGCAGTACAAACTCACGTCCGCCCGCGAGCACTTCACTGCGCTAATCAAGCGCGGAGGTCACAACACCTCCTATGCGGCGTTAGCGCGCCTGTTTCTGTGCCTGACGACCGCCGCGACCGGTAACGCGCAACTGATCGCTGATGCCGCCGTTCATGTGCGCGGCATCAGCAATGAAGAAGTGCACGGGGTTCCGTGGCCCGCTTATCGACGCATCGCGGCTGCGGCACTCGCCGCCGCGTCCCGCGACTACCAGCGCGCCGTGAACATCATGGTTCCGCTTCAAGAGGTAGAGGCCGTTCCGGTCGTGAATATCTTCGCAGCCGAGATTTATCGACGTGCCGGGCACCCCGATGTCGCGCTCGCGTCATTGGCGCGCATCGCGCACCCGGAACGGATATCGTACGTTGCGGTCTCGGCCCTCGTCACAACAGCAGCGATTATGCGACAAACCGGTGATCAGCACCGTGCCCACGTGTCGCTGGAGCGGGCGCTCGACATTGCCGTGCCAGAGCACATCATCCTGCCGTTTGTCGCGACAGAAGGCGATGACACGCTTCGGGATTTGATCACGGAACATGCGGCGTGGGGAACGGCGCACGAGCACTTTATTGCCTCGAATATCGTCAGCGCCACAGGTGGATCGGCACGTGACCAGGTGTTGGGCGCAGCGCTCTCCCGCCGCGAGCGCGAGATCTTCAGCTACCTGTGCACGACGATGACGGCGGAAGAAATCGCCGCCACCCTGCACGTTTCTGTCAACACTGTGCGCACGCACCAGCGCGCGATCTACCGCAAACTCGGCGTCAGTACCCGACGAGAAGCCGTCAAACTCCGAATCTAG
- a CDS encoding ATP-binding protein, with translation MVTLPIGTRLDNADETVELLASKFNRHTFWCGQSGSGKTYALGVVLEQLLLKTELPLLILDPNADFVRLHETRAGAATESATAISQSDIRVLHSTHAGGERLHASFVNLSPASKAAVLQLDPIADAEEYNVLLHLEGDVSAFNDAEFLTRLRQSDDPGARRLALRIENLQTLEWPLWARGAETATQIADQRPRATVMDLGGFANPAAPKVAALSVLEHLWARRDERRPVLIVIDEAHNICPPESTTLVERALTEQIIQIAAEGRKFGLWLLLSTQRPTKIHPNVLSQCDNLALMRMNAPRDLAEVAQVFGFVPAELLSQSPAFAQGQALFAGGFVAQPTLTQMGARITEEGGSDVPVPLKV, from the coding sequence ATGGTAACGCTGCCCATCGGAACTCGTCTCGACAACGCCGACGAGACGGTTGAACTCCTCGCAAGCAAGTTCAACCGTCACACCTTTTGGTGTGGCCAAAGTGGTTCAGGCAAGACCTACGCGCTCGGCGTGGTGTTGGAGCAGCTCCTGCTCAAGACCGAATTGCCGCTACTCATCCTGGATCCGAACGCGGACTTCGTGCGCCTGCATGAAACCCGTGCGGGGGCGGCTACCGAGTCGGCCACGGCGATCAGCCAGTCCGATATTCGTGTGCTGCACTCCACGCATGCCGGTGGCGAGCGCCTACACGCCAGCTTCGTCAATCTGTCGCCCGCGTCCAAGGCCGCAGTTCTCCAGCTCGATCCCATTGCGGACGCCGAAGAGTACAACGTGCTGCTGCACCTCGAGGGCGACGTCTCCGCCTTCAACGATGCAGAGTTCTTGACCAGGCTGCGGCAGTCAGACGACCCGGGTGCGCGTCGCCTGGCATTGCGCATCGAGAACCTGCAAACGTTGGAATGGCCGCTGTGGGCACGTGGCGCTGAAACGGCGACCCAGATCGCGGATCAGCGCCCGCGGGCAACCGTCATGGACCTGGGCGGTTTCGCGAACCCCGCTGCCCCCAAGGTCGCCGCATTGAGCGTGCTGGAACACCTGTGGGCTCGCCGTGACGAACGTCGTCCCGTCCTCATCGTGATCGATGAAGCACACAACATTTGTCCTCCTGAATCCACCACTCTGGTGGAGCGGGCGCTCACGGAACAGATCATCCAGATTGCCGCCGAGGGGCGAAAATTCGGACTGTGGCTTTTGCTGTCGACGCAGCGGCCAACGAAAATTCACCCGAATGTGCTTTCGCAGTGTGACAACCTGGCGCTCATGCGGATGAACGCTCCCCGCGACCTCGCTGAAGTGGCGCAAGTATTCGGTTTTGTGCCGGCGGAGCTGCTCTCCCAATCGCCAGCGTTCGCGCAGGGGCAGGCGCTGTTTGCCGGTGGCTTCGTCGCGCAGCCAACGCTGACTCAGATGGGTGCTCGCATCACTGAAGAGGGCGGCAGTGACGTGCCCGTGCCGCTAAAGGTGTAG
- a CDS encoding DUF6325 family protein, translating into MTTLNYGPVDIYVVEFPGTEPNPQVLSAVLDLTKTGTVRLLDIVIASRHDDGSVTLVEVTEEDSQYVLGDMTLEVQGLVGEDDIAEAIAPIAPGSSVAIVALEMTWALQLAQTLANAHGTVVRSERIPAPVINQIIADAS; encoded by the coding sequence ATGACGACCCTTAACTACGGCCCTGTCGACATCTATGTCGTCGAGTTTCCCGGGACCGAACCCAACCCTCAGGTGCTGTCTGCGGTCCTTGACCTCACGAAAACCGGAACCGTCCGTCTGCTCGACATTGTGATCGCGAGCCGCCACGACGACGGCAGCGTGACCCTCGTTGAAGTCACAGAAGAAGACTCGCAGTACGTGCTCGGCGATATGACGCTTGAAGTACAGGGTCTCGTCGGCGAAGACGACATCGCCGAGGCGATCGCCCCGATCGCGCCTGGCTCGAGTGTCGCGATCGTCGCGCTGGAAATGACCTGGGCGCTTCAGCTGGCCCAAACACTCGCAAACGCCCACGGCACCGTCGTGCGTAGCGAGCGGATTCCTGCACCCGTTATCAACCAAATCATCGCCGACGCGTCCTAG